A single window of Pseudophryne corroboree isolate aPseCor3 chromosome 5, aPseCor3.hap2, whole genome shotgun sequence DNA harbors:
- the LOC134929181 gene encoding uncharacterized protein LOC134929181: MASYMDREFTTGFIDVYRASECLWKVRSKDFSNRQKKDQAYRQLVEYSKAHNSDADLLWAKKKIANLRTVFKKEHTRVIESQRSGAGTDDVYQPTLWYYEQMKFLLEREAKLHGQGSLDKESPKTPEEEGTLNPESTPEVMNTSATEATELELSGEESAPSRSTAPPRRRQKNSSLSSDSASSSTVQFIQRAEEMLNRPPDFYRQFSHTIESQIRVMPETVFRTFRRIVFDVLRRAEDNDLSDDLDLMSNPVRRARNAPQSQYPYPQPYYYPPGNPPPQRPFFSPGPPPTPTLPTPPTSTLSTGLYSAMLSTQLPPEDEATFFNY; the protein is encoded by the exons ATGGCTTCTTACATGGACCGGGAGTTCACAACTGGATTCATTGATGTGTATCGGGCCAGCGAATGTCTGTGGAAGGTCCGTAGCAAGGATTTTTCAAACAGACAGAAGAAGGATCAGGCCTACAGACAATTGGTGGAGTACAGCAAAGCCCATAACAGTGATGCTGATCTACTTTGGGCGAAGAAGAAGATAGCAAACTTGCGGACGGTGTTCAAGAAGGAACACACACGCGTGATCGAGTCTCAACGTTCAGGAGCCGGAACTGATGATGTTTACCAGCCGACGCTATGGTATTATGAACAGATGAAGTTCCTTTTGGAGAGAGAGGCGAAATTACATGGACAGGGTAGCCTGGATAAAGAGTCTCCTAAGACGCCAGAGGAAGAGGGGACCCTTAATCCG gaatctACCCCGGAGGTAATGAACACTTCCGCAACAGAGGCAACAGAACTGGAGCTCAGTGGTGAGGAGTCAGCACCATCTCGGTCGACAGCACCACCAAGGCGGAGACAAAAGAATTCATCATTGAGTTCCGATTCTGCATCCTCCAGCACGGTTCAATTTATCCAACGGGCAGAGGAAATGCTTAATAGGCCACCAGACTTCTATCGTCAATTTTCACACACGATAGAATCTCAGATACGTGTAATGCCCGAAACTGTTTTTAGAACTTTCAGGCGCATAGTATTTGATGTATTGAGAAGGGCCGAGGATAATGACCTATCCGATGACCTGGATCTAATGTCAAATCCTGTGCGGCGCGCACgaaatgccccacagtcccagtatcCTTATCCCCAACCATACTATTATCCGCCGGGTAATCCTCCGCCACAGCGCCCTTTTTTTTCGCCGGGACCCCCACCTACACCCACTCTGCCCACTCCTCCCACCAGCACTTTGTCCACTGGATTGTACTCAGCAATGCTGAGTACACAGCTCCCCCCAGAGGACGAGGCTACTTTTTTCAattattaa